The DNA segment AAAAGAACGGCGTCATGGATACGGCAACGGGAATCAAATACAGAAAAGAAATTCTCGAAAAAGGATCGACCACGCCAGAAATTGAAATGGTAGAAAAGTTTTTGGGTAGAAAACCAAACTCGGATGCCTTTTTGGAATCGTTGGGCATTAAAAAATAATTAAGTTCACATTCACATATAATTACAATACAGATGAAAAAATACATTTTACTGGTGCTGGTTTTAGCTTTTTTTGGTTGCAATAAAAAGGATAAAAATGAGACTTTCGAAAAACTTTCCGAAGACTATTTGAAAGGCTATCTGGATTGGCGTCCACAATCGGGCGTTTCGTTTGGGCTTCACGAATACGACGGGAAAATTGCCAATTATAGCAAAACATCCATCGATGCCGAAATAGCAAGATTAAAAGATTTTGACAAGAAATTCTCCGAAATCGATTCGGCTTCCTTGAGCACGAAAGAATATTACGATTGGAAATTGTTGCGTTCGAACATCAAAAACGAATTGTTTTCTTTTGTAGATTTAAAAGTGTACAACAAAAATCCGATGACTTATGCCGGTTCCATTGACGTGAATATTTATGTCAAAAGAAATTTTGCACCCATCGAACAGCAAATCAAATCCATCATCGCCATCGAGAATGAAGCACCAAAATTTTATGAAGACGCCAAGGCAAACCTGCAAGATTCATTGGCGTTGCCACACATTCAATTAGCGATTCAAATTGCCAGAGGTTCGGCTTCATTCTTGGGAAAAGACCTTTTGGTGGCTTTGAAAGACGTTAAAAACGATTCCTTGATGAAGGCTTTCAACAGTGCCAATCAGAAAGCAATCGATGCCATAAACGGTTATGCCGACTTTCTGGAAAAAGAAAAATTGGGCAAAGCCCACAACAAGTACGCCATTGGCAAAGAAAATTATCAAAAAATGCTGTTGTATGGCGAAGGAATCACGATGTCTGCCGATGATATTTTAGCCATTGGCATGAAAGAATTAGCCAAAGAACAAGCTTCATTTGATGCTGCTGCCAAAATCATCAATCCCAACAAAAAACCGATTGATGTTTATAATGACATTCAAAAAGAGCATCCAACCGCTGCAAGTTTAATTCCCGATTCTAGAAAAAATCTGGAAGTCATTCGCCAATTTTTGATTGACAAAAAAATTGTAACAATGCCATCGGAAGTGCGCGTTAAATTGGAAGAAACGCCTCCTTTTGCGAGAGCCACAAGCACGGCATCGATGGATACTCCCGGTCCTTTTGAAACCAAAGCTACCGAGGCGTATTATTACATCACTCCTGTGGATCCAAAATGGACACCAAAACAGCAAGAAGACTGGTTGGCATCCTTTAATTATTACACGACCGATGTGGTTTCCATTCACGAAGCTTATCCAGGACATTACACCCAGTTTTTGCATTTGAATGCTTCGGATGCGACCAAAGTTCAAAAGATTTTTGGCAGTTATGCTTTTATTGAAGGCTATGCTCATTACACCGAAATAATGATGCTTGATGCTGGTTTTGGCAATGATGGTGATGCTGTTAAAGCCGCAAAATACCGAATTGCACAATCAGGCGATGCCCTTTTGCGCCTTTGTCGTTTAGTAGTTTCCATTAACATGCACTGCAAGGGAATGAATGTTGACCAAGCCACTACCTTTTTTATGGATAACTGGCATCAAGGTGAAAATCCTTCTCGTCAAGAAGCCATGCGCGGTACCTATGATCCAGGTTATTTGTTCTATACTTTGGGTAAATTGCAAATCCTAAAACTTCGTGAGGATTATAAAAAACAGGAAGGAGACAATTATAGTTTGCTAAAATTCAACGATGCGATGCTGGACAACGGAATGATGCCCATCCAAACGATGAGAGAAGTATTGTTGAAAGACAAAACGATTTGGAATAAAATTCTATAATCAACGACAGGGAAATGTTATTTATAAAAAAGGTCTGGTTCTACAATTTTAGAACCAGACCTTTTTGCAATAATTTTTTAATGCTTTCCGTATTATTTTACCTCATAAACATTATTCTCCTTTTTTACGTCAGCCATTAAGTTACTTGGGTCGATGGTGATTTTTTTGATGAAGGTTTTGTTTTTAGGGATGCTGAATTCGTAATTTGGATTTGCCCAAGTCCAATCGGACAGAATTGTTCTTTTGATGGCTGGATTCGGGTTTTCTTTTTCGAAATTCATCATTCGCAACGGAATGTAAAAACTCTCTTTTGTACCGTCGATATATTCAACCAAAACATCAATGGGCATTGGCATTCTGCCGATTCTTTCCAATGATAAAGTTGATTTTTCTCCATTTTCTTTTACGGCTGCAATCCCGTAATCGATGGTGTTTGTGGTCTGTGTCCAGTCGGTCAAATACCAATCCAGATTGGCTCCGGAAATGCGTTCGGCAGTTCTCTTGATGTCGTTGGGCGTGGGATGTTTGAACTTGAATTCTTGAAAATATTTTTTCAAGGTTTTCGATACATTTTGTTTTCCTATCAAATATTCCATTTGTGCGAGGAAAATACTGCCTTTGTAGTAAGAAGCAATAGAGTAGGATTTATTTTCGTCATAACGGTCTCCATGTGTGCTCAGTGATTGTTCTTTGCCCGATTCGACTAATTTGGTATAAATTTTATAAGTGTTTTCAAAAGGATTTTCCTTCTTTTTTTCGGAGATTTTGTTCATTGCCAAATCTTCGATATAAGAAGTAAATCCTTCGTCCATCCAAGGATGTTTTGATTCATTGGATGCCAAAATATGTTGAAACCACGAATGTCCCAATTCGTGTGCGGCGGTTCCTAAAATTTCTTCAAATTTTTTATCGCCCAACATCAAGGTGCACATCGCATATTCCATTCCGCCATCGCCACCCTGAATAAAAGAATATTGTTGGTATGGATAATCGCCAACGGTCTTGTTGAAAAAATCCATTACGGCAATCATTTTGGGTTGCAATGCTTTCCAATTGTCGATGATTTTCGGATTGTTTTTATACAGGAAATGCAAATCAACATTATTGGGGCCTTTTACTACCTCGTGCAAGTATTCCTTGTCGGCCGCCCAAGTAAAATCATGCACCATTGGGGCGACAAAATGCCAAGTCAGGGTTTTAGTTCCCTTTGGCAAAACCACTTTGATACCTTGATCTTGATAGCCGTGACCAATTTCGTTTTTGTTTTGCAAATACCCTGTTCCGCCCAAAGTATAGTCCTTGTCGATGGTTATTTTCACGTCGAAATCGCCCCAAACTCCGTGAAATTCCCTTCCGATATAAGGATCGGCGTGCCAACCTTCAAAATCAAATTCGGCTATTTTTGGATACCATTGTGCCATCGAGAATTCGACTCCTTCGGCATTGTTTCTGCCGGAACGACGGATTTGCACAGGAACTTGCCCGTCAAAATCGAGCGTGAAAGTGGTTTTCGAATGAGGTAAAATGGGTTGTGCCAAAGTCACTTCGAGAATCGTTCCCGCCACTTTAGTTTGGGCAATTATTCCGTCTTGTTTGAAATTTGAAATGTTCAAACAACCTATTTCATTGGTTTTCAAGTTTTTGATTCTGCTTACCACGATTGCTTTTCCATCAACTTTAAGGGTGTCCACCATTCTTTTGTCGGGGTCTTTGATGCTTTGAAGTCGAGCATCCATTTCACTTCCGGGTTGAAAAGCATTGTTGAACAAATGATAAAAAACGCGTTTTAAAGTATCAGCCGAATTATTGGTGTAAACCAATTCTTGAGTGCCTTTGTATTGGTAATTTTTCACGTCCATGACAACCTCCATTTTGTAGTTGGCGTGTTGTTGCCAATAGGTTGGATTTTGTGCTATTAGATTACCGAAATTTAAAAGGAATAAGGAAAATAAAAAGATTTTTTTCATGGGAATTATAAAATGGGCAATCTTGTTTGGATTGTTTTTTAAAATCCGACAAAAATAATCCATTTTGTTATAAAAACCCTAGCATTAACCTTATTTTAATATTTCATCACAACTAAAAACATCCTTCAAGCGAACTCCTTTTTCTGTTTGTTCAACGGTAATAATTTCGTTATGGGCGTCGTGTTCCAAGAAAAGATAATAATTGTTTTCAACAGCGGCATTCAAGAATTTTGATTTTTCGGGCATTGTCAACAGTGGTCTGGTGTCGTAACCCATCACGTAAGGCAAAGGAATATGGCCAACTGTCGGCAATAAATCCGCCATGAAACAAATGGTTTTGTCTTGATATTGAATCAGCGGCATCATCTGTTTTTCGGTGTGGCCGTCAGCGAAGAAAATCCCGAAACCCAGTTCTGATTTATCCAACAAATCGCCTTCGGGTCTTTTTATGAAATTAAGTTGTCCACTTTCCTGAATGGGTAAAATATTTTCCGAAAGAAAGGATGCTTTTTCCCTCATATTGGGTTTTGTTGCCCATTCCCAATGGTTTTCATTGGTCCAATATTTTGCATTTTTGAATGCCAGTTCATAACCCGTTTTGTCCTTGTTCCAATTGACACTTCCACCGCAATGGTCAAAATGCAAATGTGTCAAAAAGACATCGGTAATGTCATCGCGATGAAAACCATATTTTGCCAAGGAACTGTCCAAAGAATGGTTTCCCCATAGCGAATAATAACCAAAAAACTTTTCGGATTGTTTGTTTCCCATTCCGTTGTCAATCAAAATCAGTCGATTGTCGTCTTCTATTAGCAAACAACGTGCGGCCAAATCGATGAGGTTGTTTTCGTCGGCAGGATTGGTTTTGTTCCAAATGGTTTTGGGCACAACGCCAAACATGGCACCGCCGTCCAGTTTAAAATTGCCGGTTTCTATGGGATATAATTTCATTGGGATATATTTTTTTCAAAAGAAAACAAATTTAAGTAATACATTTGTTATTAGAATACTGAATAGACTTTTTCTATCCCGTTATAGTTATAAAAATGTTATCTTTTTTGACTTGAAGCCCAAATTGTAATATCTTTGCCTTTTATTTAGACAAAATCAAAATAAGCTATGATAAAAGTTTCTGATACAGCCAAAAAGAAAATCATCGACTTGATGAAAGACGATGGTTTTGATGCAGCAGTCGATTATGTGAGAGTAGGCGTGAAAAGCGGCGGATGCTCGGGTTTGTCTTATGATTTGAAGTTTGACAAAAACAAAGGCGATGACGACAAGATATTCGTGGACAACGATATAACAATTGCCGTGGAGAAAAAATCGTTTCTTTACTTAGCCGGAACAATCCTGGAATTTTCAGGCGGTTTAAACGGAAAAGGCTTTGTTTTTAATAATCCAAATGCAAGTAGGACTTGTGGTTGCGGAGAATCATTCTCACTATAGAATTTCAGAAACGCTAACAGGGTTCAAAACCCTGTTAGGGTTGAATAAATAACAAAAAATTATGTCAAAATACACCGAAGACCATCTAAGAGTCGAACTCGAGACCAAAGAATACGAGTACGGATTTTATACTGATTTAGAATCGGATACCTTTCCTATTGGCTTGAACGAGGATATTGTTCGCGCCATTTCCCTAAGAAAAGAAGAACCGCAATGGATGACCGATTGGCGTCTTGAGGCTTTTCGTGCTTGGGAAAAAATGATCGAGCCGGAATGGGCGAATGTGCATTATGAAAAACCTGACTTTCAAGCCATTTCCTATTATTCGGCACCAAAAGCTGTAGATCCAAATAAGACACTAGATGATGTTGATCCTGAACTTTTGGAAATGTACAAAAAGTTAGGCATCTCTGTCGATGAACAAAAAATGATGAACAATGTCGCCATGGATATTGTGGTCGATTCTGTTTCTGTAGCTACTACTTTCAAGAAAACCTTGGGCGAAAAAGGAATCATTTTTATGAGTATTTCCGAAGCCATCAAAGAGCATCCAGAATTAGTAAAAAAATATTTAGGTACCGTTGTTCCTCAAAAAGACAACTTTTATGCCGCATTAAATTCAGCCGTTTTCTCGGACGGAAGTTTCTGTTACATTCCAAAAGGCGTTCGTTGTCCAATGGAACTTTCAACTTATTTCCGTATCAATCAAGCAGGAACAGGGCAATTCGAAAGAACTTTATTAATTGCCGACGAAGGTAGTTATGTGAGTTATTTGGAAGGTTGTACCGCTCCAAGTCGTGACGAAAATCAATTGCACGCAGCCGTTGTAGAACTTATTGCTTTGGACAATGCCGAAATCAAATATTCGACTGTTCAAAACTGGTATCCTGGAAACAAAGAAGGTAAAGGTGGTGTTTTCAACTTCGTGACCAAAAGAGGAATGTGCGAGAAAAACGCAAAAATTTCTTGGACACAAGTCGAAACAGGTTCTGCCGTGACTTGGAAATATCCTTCTTGTATTTTAAAAGGTGATAATTCGGTAGGCGAATTTTATTCGATTGCCGTTACCAATAATTTCCAACAAGCCGATACCGGAACCAAGATGATCCACATTGGCAAAAACACCAAATCAACCATTATTTCCAAAGGAATTTCTGCCGGAAAATCACACAATAGTTATAGAGGATTGGTAAAAGTGGGGCCAAATGCAGACAATGCAAGGAACTTTTCACAATGCGATTCCCTTTTGATGGGGAACAATTGCAGTGCCAATACTTTTCCATACATCGAAAGTAAAAATCCATCGGCCAAGATAGAACACGAAGCAACGACAAGTAAAATTGGCGAAGACCAAGTTTTCTATTGCAACCAACGTGGAATTCCAACCGAAAAAGCCATTGCCTTGATCGTAAACGGTTTCAGCAAAGATGTATTGAACAAGTTGCCAATGGAATTTGCCGTGGAAGCACAGAAATTATTGGAAATTTCGTTGGAAGGTTCAGTAGGATAATTTTTTGTAAATTTGAAGAACTATCATAAATTCAAATTGTTATGGACATCATTTTAAAAAACGTTAAGAAAAAAGATTTACCAGTATTGAAATCTTTGGCAAAATCATTGGGTTTTGAAATTGAAAAAGAAGACAAGCCGTATAATCCAGAATTTGTAAAAGAAATTTTGGAGGCTAGAGAAGAATTAAAACAAGGAAAAGGAATAAAAATCAAATTAGAAGATTTGTTGAAGTAATTTTATAAAAAGATACAAAATTATTAGAAGGCTCTGTGAGATAATAGATATTTTATGAATACATCTGAAGAAATTAAAAAACTAGCTGAATTAAGATTAGAAGAAGCTCAAATTTTATTAGAGAATGGAAAAACAAATGGAGCTTTTTATCTCTTGGGTTATACAATAGAACTATATCTCAAATATAAAATTTGTAAATTATTAAATATTGAGAATTTATTTGACGAAAGTTGCAATTTAAGGAAGAAGTATTTTGATGGCAGAAATCCTTTTTTTTCTCATGATTTAAATACTTTATTAGTTTTCTCAGGTTTAAAATTAAAATTTGACGAAGCAAAAAGCCACGATAAAATCTTATTTAAAACAACTTCCTTGTTAGTTGATGTTTGGTCTGAAAAATCTAGATATGATATTCAACCCAAGAAAGAAGAGGATGTCAGAGCTTCAATAGAATTATTAAAAAACGAAAACGGGTTACTATCATGGATACAAAAAAATTAGAAGCCAAATTAAATACTTTTTTTCAAACTTGTAAAGAAAAAGGGTATCCTTTAGAGTCTTATTGTCTCATTGAAAACGAAATGGATTTTATTTTGGAAGTTAAAGCAAACTGGATTGACAATATGGATTCTTGTTCAAGTGCTTTAGATATTCTTAATGAAATATTATGGGAAACCTCAGATGCAGAAACTAGAAAGGAAATTTTTGCAATTTCTATATTAGATTCAGACGAACAACCTCATTGTTATACAGAAATGACACACAACAAATAATTAAAGAAGAAAAACACACATTAAAAGATGTTAAGTATAAAAAATTTACACGCCTCCATTGGAGACAAAGAAATTCTTAAAGGAATCAACCTTGAAGTGAAAGCGGGAGAAATTCACGCCATAATGGGACCAAACGGTGCCGGAAAAAGTACCCTTTCTGCTATCATTGCTGGAAACGAAAATTACGAAGTAACCGAAGGAGAAATCTTTTTGGACAACGAAGATATTTCGGAATTGGCTCCAGAAGAAAGAGCACACAAAGGAGTTTTCCTTTCGTTTCAGTATCCTGTTGAAATCCCGGGAGTTTCCGTAACCAACTTTATGAGAACGGCCATCAACGAAACTCGAAAAGCCAACGGTCAGGAAGAAATGCCTGCCAACGAAATGCTGAAAGTAATCCGCGAAAAATCGGAATTATTGGAAATTGATCGTAAATTTTTGTCTCGTTCTTTGAATGAAGGTTTTTCAGGTGGCGAGAAAAAACGTAACGAAATTTTCCAAATGGCCATGTTGGAACCAAAATTGGCCATCCTTGACGAAACCGATTCTGGATTGGACATTGATGCTTTGAGAATTGTTGCCAATGGCGTAAACAAATTGAAAAGCGACAAAAACGCCATCATCGTTATCACACACTACCAAAGATTGTTGGATTATATCATTCCTGATTTTGTTCACGTATTGTACAATGGAAAAATTGTGAAATCTGGTGACGCATCATTGGCTCACGAACTGGAAGAAAAGGGATACGACTGGATCAAACAAGAACAAGAAGCTTAAAATTTGTTTATAGTTTATCGTTTGTTGTTCGTGGTTGAACAATAAACAAAAAACCATAAACCATAAACAGTATAAAAATGGAATTGAAAGAAAAATTACTATCGTCTTTTATGGCTTTCGAAGAGCAGGTTGATGTTCATTCCGAACTTCACGATTTGAGAACTTCGGCCATGAAAAACTTTGAAAATAAAGGTTTCCCGACTAAAAAAGAGGAATCCTGGAAATATACTTCGTTAAACGCCATCCTGAAAAATGACTTTAGCGTATTTCCAAAACACGAAAATTCAATTGAATTCAAGGATGTAAAAAAATATTTCATCCACGAAATTGACACTTACAAAGTGGTTTTTATCGACGGCGTTTTTAGTTCCAACTTGTCTTCCACAACACACGACGGACTGGATGTTTGCTTGATGTCATCAGCATTGAACAAGCCAAAATACAAAATGGTTATTGATACTTATTTTAACCAAATTGCCAGCAAAGACGAGAGTTTGACTTCCTTGAATACGGCTTTTGCCAATGAAGGAGCTTACATCAACATCCCGAAAAAGACGGTGGTTCGTAAACCAATCGAGATTATGTATTTCTCTACAGGAACTGAAACTGCACTTATGGTTCAGCCTAGAAACCTAGTAATTGTTGGAGAAAATTCACACGTTCAAATCATCGAAAGACACCAAAGTTTGAACGAAAATCCGGTTTTGACCAATTCAGTTACCGAGATTTTTGCACAAAAACGTGCCATTGTCGATTTTTATAAAATCCAAAATGACAATCACGAAGCCAATCTAATCGACAACACTTACGTTTCCCAAAAACAAGAAAGTCACGTTTCGGTTCAAACTTTTTCTTTTGGAGGAAATTTGACCAGAAACAATTTGAATTTCTATCATTTTGGCGAAAGA comes from the Flavobacterium limnophilum genome and includes:
- a CDS encoding DUF885 domain-containing protein — its product is MKKYILLVLVLAFFGCNKKDKNETFEKLSEDYLKGYLDWRPQSGVSFGLHEYDGKIANYSKTSIDAEIARLKDFDKKFSEIDSASLSTKEYYDWKLLRSNIKNELFSFVDLKVYNKNPMTYAGSIDVNIYVKRNFAPIEQQIKSIIAIENEAPKFYEDAKANLQDSLALPHIQLAIQIARGSASFLGKDLLVALKDVKNDSLMKAFNSANQKAIDAINGYADFLEKEKLGKAHNKYAIGKENYQKMLLYGEGITMSADDILAIGMKELAKEQASFDAAAKIINPNKKPIDVYNDIQKEHPTAASLIPDSRKNLEVIRQFLIDKKIVTMPSEVRVKLEETPPFARATSTASMDTPGPFETKATEAYYYITPVDPKWTPKQQEDWLASFNYYTTDVVSIHEAYPGHYTQFLHLNASDATKVQKIFGSYAFIEGYAHYTEIMMLDAGFGNDGDAVKAAKYRIAQSGDALLRLCRLVVSINMHCKGMNVDQATTFFMDNWHQGENPSRQEAMRGTYDPGYLFYTLGKLQILKLREDYKKQEGDNYSLLKFNDAMLDNGMMPIQTMREVLLKDKTIWNKIL
- the sufD gene encoding Fe-S cluster assembly protein SufD → MELKEKLLSSFMAFEEQVDVHSELHDLRTSAMKNFENKGFPTKKEESWKYTSLNAILKNDFSVFPKHENSIEFKDVKKYFIHEIDTYKVVFIDGVFSSNLSSTTHDGLDVCLMSSALNKPKYKMVIDTYFNQIASKDESLTSLNTAFANEGAYINIPKKTVVRKPIEIMYFSTGTETALMVQPRNLVIVGENSHVQIIERHQSLNENPVLTNSVTEIFAQKRAIVDFYKIQNDNHEANLIDNTYVSQKQESHVSVQTFSFGGNLTRNNLNFYHFGERLTSTLNGITIIGEKQHVDHYTLVHHAAPNCESFQDYKGIFSDNSTGVFNGKVYVEKEAQKTNAFQKSNNILLGDKSTINAKPQLEIFADDVKCSHGCTVGQLDETAMFYMQQRGIPKKEAKALLMYAFSNAVIESIKIPELKQRITKIIAVKLGVKIGFDL
- a CDS encoding MBL fold metallo-hydrolase, with product MKLYPIETGNFKLDGGAMFGVVPKTIWNKTNPADENNLIDLAARCLLIEDDNRLILIDNGMGNKQSEKFFGYYSLWGNHSLDSSLAKYGFHRDDITDVFLTHLHFDHCGGSVNWNKDKTGYELAFKNAKYWTNENHWEWATKPNMREKASFLSENILPIQESGQLNFIKRPEGDLLDKSELGFGIFFADGHTEKQMMPLIQYQDKTICFMADLLPTVGHIPLPYVMGYDTRPLLTMPEKSKFLNAAVENNYYLFLEHDAHNEIITVEQTEKGVRLKDVFSCDEILK
- a CDS encoding HesB/IscA family protein, coding for MIKVSDTAKKKIIDLMKDDGFDAAVDYVRVGVKSGGCSGLSYDLKFDKNKGDDDKIFVDNDITIAVEKKSFLYLAGTILEFSGGLNGKGFVFNNPNASRTCGCGESFSL
- the sufC gene encoding Fe-S cluster assembly ATPase SufC; the protein is MLSIKNLHASIGDKEILKGINLEVKAGEIHAIMGPNGAGKSTLSAIIAGNENYEVTEGEIFLDNEDISELAPEERAHKGVFLSFQYPVEIPGVSVTNFMRTAINETRKANGQEEMPANEMLKVIREKSELLEIDRKFLSRSLNEGFSGGEKKRNEIFQMAMLEPKLAILDETDSGLDIDALRIVANGVNKLKSDKNAIIVITHYQRLLDYIIPDFVHVLYNGKIVKSGDASLAHELEEKGYDWIKQEQEA
- the sufB gene encoding Fe-S cluster assembly protein SufB codes for the protein MSKYTEDHLRVELETKEYEYGFYTDLESDTFPIGLNEDIVRAISLRKEEPQWMTDWRLEAFRAWEKMIEPEWANVHYEKPDFQAISYYSAPKAVDPNKTLDDVDPELLEMYKKLGISVDEQKMMNNVAMDIVVDSVSVATTFKKTLGEKGIIFMSISEAIKEHPELVKKYLGTVVPQKDNFYAALNSAVFSDGSFCYIPKGVRCPMELSTYFRINQAGTGQFERTLLIADEGSYVSYLEGCTAPSRDENQLHAAVVELIALDNAEIKYSTVQNWYPGNKEGKGGVFNFVTKRGMCEKNAKISWTQVETGSAVTWKYPSCILKGDNSVGEFYSIAVTNNFQQADTGTKMIHIGKNTKSTIISKGISAGKSHNSYRGLVKVGPNADNARNFSQCDSLLMGNNCSANTFPYIESKNPSAKIEHEATTSKIGEDQVFYCNQRGIPTEKAIALIVNGFSKDVLNKLPMEFAVEAQKLLEISLEGSVG
- a CDS encoding M1 family metallopeptidase; its protein translation is MKKIFLFSLFLLNFGNLIAQNPTYWQQHANYKMEVVMDVKNYQYKGTQELVYTNNSADTLKRVFYHLFNNAFQPGSEMDARLQSIKDPDKRMVDTLKVDGKAIVVSRIKNLKTNEIGCLNISNFKQDGIIAQTKVAGTILEVTLAQPILPHSKTTFTLDFDGQVPVQIRRSGRNNAEGVEFSMAQWYPKIAEFDFEGWHADPYIGREFHGVWGDFDVKITIDKDYTLGGTGYLQNKNEIGHGYQDQGIKVVLPKGTKTLTWHFVAPMVHDFTWAADKEYLHEVVKGPNNVDLHFLYKNNPKIIDNWKALQPKMIAVMDFFNKTVGDYPYQQYSFIQGGDGGMEYAMCTLMLGDKKFEEILGTAAHELGHSWFQHILASNESKHPWMDEGFTSYIEDLAMNKISEKKKENPFENTYKIYTKLVESGKEQSLSTHGDRYDENKSYSIASYYKGSIFLAQMEYLIGKQNVSKTLKKYFQEFKFKHPTPNDIKRTAERISGANLDWYLTDWTQTTNTIDYGIAAVKENGEKSTLSLERIGRMPMPIDVLVEYIDGTKESFYIPLRMMNFEKENPNPAIKRTILSDWTWANPNYEFSIPKNKTFIKKITIDPSNLMADVKKENNVYEVK
- a CDS encoding DUF2683 family protein, with product MDIILKNVKKKDLPVLKSLAKSLGFEIEKEDKPYNPEFVKEILEAREELKQGKGIKIKLEDLLK